The Amaranthus tricolor cultivar Red isolate AtriRed21 chromosome 6, ASM2621246v1, whole genome shotgun sequence genome has a segment encoding these proteins:
- the LOC130814979 gene encoding homeobox-leucine zipper protein HOX32-like isoform X2: protein MKVVSLWSPLLNIQIETQITLQSNKLLSVAEETLVEFFLKETWIAVDWVQMLGMKPGPDSVRIFAISHSCNGVAARACGLVSLEPTKYAPLSSQAHQH from the exons ATGAAAGTTGTGAGTTTGTGGTCACCTCTCCTCAACATTCAAATAGAGACACAAATAACCCTGCAGAGTAATAA ACTCCTGTCTGTTGCGGAGGAAACATTGGTAGAGTTCTTCTTGAAGGAGACATGGATTGCTGTTGATTGGGTCCAGATGCTTGGGATGAAG CCTGGTCCGGATTCGGTTAGGATCTTTGCCATTTCACATAGTTGCAATGGAGTGGCAGCCCGAGCCTGTGGCCTTGTTAGTTTGGAGCCTACAAAG TATGCACCATTATCTTCGCAAGCTCATCAACATTAG
- the LOC130814979 gene encoding homeobox-leucine zipper protein HOX32-like isoform X1, translating into MKVVSLWSPLLNIQIETQITLQSNKLLSVAEETLVEFFLKETWIAVDWVQMLGMKPGPDSVRIFAISHSCNGVAARACGLVSLEPTKTTGIHWLNRWLGR; encoded by the exons ATGAAAGTTGTGAGTTTGTGGTCACCTCTCCTCAACATTCAAATAGAGACACAAATAACCCTGCAGAGTAATAA ACTCCTGTCTGTTGCGGAGGAAACATTGGTAGAGTTCTTCTTGAAGGAGACATGGATTGCTGTTGATTGGGTCCAGATGCTTGGGATGAAG CCTGGTCCGGATTCGGTTAGGATCTTTGCCATTTCACATAGTTGCAATGGAGTGGCAGCCCGAGCCTGTGGCCTTGTTAGTTTGGAGCCTACAAAG ACTACAGGGATACATTGGCTGAATAGATGGCTTGGTCGATGA